One region of Duncaniella freteri genomic DNA includes:
- a CDS encoding PepSY-like domain-containing protein, with protein MFCISVAARADKYTLDRSQLPQPAQEMIAKYFPKAKIAMIKVDKHLLKRTDYDVKLVNGTKIEFNNAGKWTSVDCKKKEVPQELVIRSIRNYVKNNGNGAYIVKVENSFKGYEIELSDGVELKFSKLGKLNGIDMND; from the coding sequence GTGTTTTGCATCAGTGTTGCAGCTCGTGCTGATAAGTACACTCTTGACCGCAGCCAGCTGCCTCAGCCGGCGCAGGAGATGATTGCCAAATATTTCCCTAAAGCCAAGATCGCTATGATAAAGGTTGACAAGCATCTGCTTAAGAGGACTGACTATGATGTGAAGCTTGTCAATGGCACTAAGATTGAGTTCAATAATGCCGGGAAGTGGACATCCGTGGACTGCAAGAAGAAAGAGGTGCCTCAGGAACTTGTGATCCGGTCTATACGCAATTACGTCAAGAATAATGGCAACGGAGCCTACATTGTCAAGGTTGAAAATAGTTTCAAGGGCTATGAGATAGAATTGTCCGACGGTGTGGAATTGAAGTTCAGCAAGCTCGGAAAGCTCAATGGCATTGACATGAATGATTAG